The genomic region CATGGCCAAGCCACGGCAGAGTTGCTCTAGGTCAAGCATTGTTGTGTATGCCTGTTCAGTTTCAAAGTCATGGCCCGTAGACTCTAAGGACAACCACTCGCGGTGACTTGCCATGCCTAGGCACAGCACTAAGTCGGGCTGAACATGGTTGATTGCGCTAATCACCAGTTGAGAGGCAAGGTCAGTCTGCACAGGCAATCTGCGCAAAGTATGCACGTTGTTACCTAAAACGCCACGATGCAGTAAGAGTGCTAACAGGTCATCAGAAGCGTTCGAGGCTTGCTCTGGCAACCACGTGTCAAAGGATGTGATGAGAGTGCGTTTTAGCATAACGCCCAAATCAGGTCATACTGGTCATACTTGAGTTTGACATTTAACGAACAGCCAATCCCAAACTCTGATATTGGAGATGCCCATAGTGTGATGAGATTTACCATTCGGCAAGTTTTGCCACTGCTGTTGCTGTGCTTGGCGGTAACGATCGGTACCATAGCTTGTTCATCGTCTAAGTCTGTTAGCCCACGTGCAGAGTTAGTCATTGGCTCCAAAAACTTCACTGAACAGGTAATCCTAGGTGAACTGCTAGCACAACATATTGAAAACACCAC from Cyanobacteriota bacterium harbors:
- a CDS encoding peptidase C15, translating into MLKRTLITSFDTWLPEQASNASDDLLALLLHRGVLGNNVHTLRRLPVQTDLASQLVISAINHVQPDLVLCLGMASHREWLSLESTGHDFETEQAYTTMLDLEQLCRGLAMTEVSHHAGTFVCNGLYCNLLKYLRMHNPATDCLFLHVPVLTIENQAALLADCIQVLQRLQVCG